The nucleotide window AGGAGGGTTATAAGATGCGGGCTGATTGGTATCTACATGGAGAGTTGAACGAAGAGGTTGCTGATGAAAGCAAAGGAAGTGAGTGGAACGATGAGATCTATGGGTTGTTCAGAGCTGCTGAGTGTTTTGATGAAGAGTTAGCTGGTATGGGGAATCTATCTGATATGGCAGAGGGAGAGGACAAGAAAGAAGATGAGTTCTTGGCAAAGCTAGCTGGCGCTGAAACACCATTGTATCCGAGCTGTTCAAGCCATAGCAAGTTATCTGCAATTGTTTCGTTGTTCAGATTGAAGACTCAGAATGGATGGTCTGACAAGAGCTTCAATGATTTGCTAGAGACCTTGCCAGACATGTTACCTGAATAAAATGTCTTGCACACATCACTCTATGACGTGAAGAAGTTCTTGAAATCATTTGACATGGACAACGAGAAGATCCATGCCTGTGT belongs to Brassica rapa cultivar Chiifu-401-42 chromosome A07, CAAS_Brap_v3.01, whole genome shotgun sequence and includes:
- the LOC117126682 gene encoding uncharacterized protein LOC117126682; the protein is MDKAWVHLNRVDPGYERGASKFVRDVASAMGGVDVIVCPCIDYCNIVRRSASVVLDHLVSRGMEEGYKMRADWYLHGELNEEVADESKGSEWNDEIYGLFRAAECFDEELAGMGNLSDMAEGEDKKEDEFLAKLAGAETPLYPSCSSHSKLSAIVSLFRLKTQNGWSDKSFNDLLETLPDMLPE